TTGCGCCGCAACAGAACCCGACGGCTGCCGTCGGTGTAGGCCCGCACCCGGGTCAGCTCCCACCCGCGGTACTGCGCTTCGATCGACAACCGCACCGACGCCGAGAGCCGGGTGACATCCGGTGGCAGCCGCAACGGCACCCAGTCGTATTCGTCGGACAGGTCACCCGCCCATCCGACCGGCATCCGTCCTCGCTGGACCGTCGTCATAACCGTCTCCTCATCGCTGCGGCGCCGCGTCGGGGATCGCCTGCACCCCGGCACCGGAACCGGACACCACGTAGAGCGTGTTCGTGGCGTCGTCGAAGGCCAGGGTGTTGGGTTGCTGCACGGTCCGATAACGCACCTTCTCCACGGGTATTCCGGTAGCGAGATCGTATCCAACGACGGTATTGGTCGCCGTCTGTGACACCCAGGCCAGATCGGCCGAGCCGGTCACCCCGTAGGGGGCATCGTGCACCGGGAAGCGCTGACGCAGGATGAGCGGCTCGGTGCCGTACACCAGCAGCGCCCCGCCGCGGGTGTCGGTGACCAGCACCCGGCCCGCCGGATCGGTGGCCATCATGGTCGCGCCCTCACCGGCGCGGAGAGCCTGCTCGGTGCCGGTCCCGTCACCGTCGATCTCGGTGACCGAGGTCTGGCCACGGTCCAGCACCACGGTCGAGTCGTCCTGCGCGACAAGGACGT
This region of Mycolicibacterium diernhoferi genomic DNA includes:
- a CDS encoding DUF5703 family protein → MTTVQRGRMPVGWAGDLSDEYDWVPLRLPPDVTRLSASVRLSIEAQYRGWELTRVRAYTDGSRRVLLRRKKSVLGEQPVL